Proteins from one Candidatus Zixiibacteriota bacterium genomic window:
- a CDS encoding VOC family protein: MFARIKHMAIVSSNVNLEGDFYRDVFGMKRSGVARAGGAVVVRDGYVGLNLNPRAPGRQAGFDHFGFEVEDVELVFQRLKEKYPSVRVLKRPSNRPFAGISSHDPAGNVFDLSQKGMENRTDLYVDQDEVRPRRIGHFALRAVEPEKIAEFYRTVFDLNELEKPAGDANHYLTDGTVTLAIFPWQITDFAGSGIERPALDHIGFKVESMAAFKADLEKYQNDYAPPADPRPEKNPEREVRRQLFARCCFGQFQMSDPDGVLIDVAEAS; the protein is encoded by the coding sequence ATGTTTGCGCGGATCAAGCACATGGCGATCGTCAGCAGCAACGTCAATCTCGAGGGCGACTTCTACCGCGACGTGTTCGGCATGAAGCGTTCCGGCGTCGCGCGCGCCGGCGGGGCCGTCGTCGTGCGCGACGGCTATGTCGGGCTGAATCTCAACCCGAGGGCTCCCGGGCGCCAGGCGGGCTTCGATCACTTCGGCTTCGAGGTCGAGGACGTGGAGCTGGTCTTTCAACGCCTCAAGGAAAAATATCCGAGCGTCCGCGTCCTCAAACGCCCCAGCAACCGGCCGTTCGCGGGCATCAGCTCGCACGACCCGGCGGGGAACGTGTTCGATCTCTCGCAGAAAGGGATGGAGAACCGCACCGATCTGTACGTCGATCAGGACGAGGTGCGGCCCCGGCGGATCGGCCACTTCGCCCTGCGGGCCGTCGAACCCGAGAAGATCGCGGAATTCTACCGCACGGTCTTCGATCTGAACGAGCTGGAAAAGCCGGCCGGTGATGCCAACCACTACCTGACCGACGGCACGGTGACGCTCGCCATCTTCCCGTGGCAGATCACCGATTTCGCGGGGTCGGGAATCGAGCGCCCCGCGCTCGACCACATCGGCTTCAAGGTCGAAAGCATGGCGGCTTTCAAGGCAGATCTGGAAAAGTACCAGAACGATTACGCACCCCCGGCGGATCCACGCCCGGAGAAAAACCCGGAGCGCGAGGTCCGGCGGCAGCTCTTCGCCAGGTGCTGTTTCGGCCAGTTCCAGATGTCCGATCCGGACGGGGTATTGATCGACGTCGCGGAAGCTTCCTGA
- a CDS encoding aldehyde dehydrogenase family protein, whose amino-acid sequence MAKMVIGGELVDSVSKETYEVRNPATGAVVDSAPQGTAEDVRHAIQAAETAFKEWADTTPEERGQALMNACALIRKNSGEIAQLLTQEQGKTLFEAGLEIHHLLHGLEFYAGLASKVRGAHVPLPQKGAYGMVVRQPIGVCGGIVPWNFPLTLMGTKLGPALAAGNTIIIKPASTTPLATLRVIELIQQATFGEGKAQKTLPKGTVNCVTGPGGTVGEEILRNPRIRRIAFTGSTAVGRHVMEVAGREIKRVTLELGGSDPMIVMEDANLDVAIKMADVGRYFNCGQMCLGVKRLFLQESIAEKFTGGLVEILKKKTVGNGMNKETRMGPIHLESQRREIEEQVEDAKSRGAKTLFGGERPKGGDYDKGFFYLPTLLGNVPEDARVTTEEVFGPVLPVYTFKTLDEAIERANASEYGLGSSIWTRNLLHANKAIDRIQAGNVWVNSLHYGYDELPFGGVKASGVGREHGPEALDYYLEPKGVVIVNV is encoded by the coding sequence CCGGCGCGGTGGTCGACTCGGCGCCCCAGGGCACCGCGGAGGATGTGCGTCACGCCATCCAGGCCGCGGAAACCGCCTTCAAGGAGTGGGCCGACACCACGCCCGAAGAGCGGGGGCAGGCGCTCATGAACGCCTGCGCCCTGATCAGGAAGAACAGCGGCGAGATCGCCCAGCTCCTCACCCAGGAGCAGGGAAAAACGCTCTTCGAAGCCGGTCTCGAAATCCACCATCTGCTGCACGGGCTGGAGTTCTACGCCGGGCTCGCCTCCAAGGTCCGCGGCGCCCACGTGCCGCTGCCGCAGAAGGGCGCGTACGGCATGGTGGTGCGCCAGCCGATCGGCGTCTGCGGCGGGATCGTTCCGTGGAATTTTCCGCTGACGCTGATGGGCACCAAGCTCGGCCCGGCGCTCGCGGCCGGCAACACCATCATCATCAAGCCCGCCAGCACAACCCCTCTGGCGACCCTCCGCGTCATCGAGCTGATCCAGCAGGCGACCTTCGGCGAAGGGAAAGCGCAGAAGACGTTGCCCAAGGGCACCGTCAACTGCGTTACCGGTCCCGGCGGCACCGTCGGCGAGGAGATTCTCCGCAACCCCCGCATCCGGCGAATCGCCTTCACCGGGTCAACCGCCGTGGGAAGGCACGTGATGGAGGTGGCCGGGCGCGAGATCAAGCGCGTCACGCTCGAGCTGGGCGGAAGCGATCCGATGATCGTCATGGAGGACGCCAACCTTGACGTGGCGATCAAGATGGCCGACGTGGGGCGGTACTTCAACTGCGGCCAGATGTGCCTCGGTGTCAAACGGCTGTTCCTGCAGGAGTCGATCGCGGAGAAGTTCACGGGCGGGCTCGTCGAGATCCTGAAGAAGAAGACCGTCGGCAACGGCATGAACAAGGAAACCCGGATGGGGCCCATCCACCTCGAGTCCCAGCGTCGGGAGATCGAAGAGCAGGTGGAAGACGCGAAGTCGCGGGGCGCCAAAACCCTCTTCGGCGGCGAGCGTCCGAAGGGCGGCGATTACGACAAAGGCTTCTTCTATCTGCCGACTCTGCTCGGCAACGTTCCCGAGGATGCGCGCGTCACCACCGAAGAAGTCTTCGGCCCCGTGCTGCCGGTCTACACGTTCAAGACGCTCGACGAGGCGATCGAGCGGGCCAACGCCTCCGAGTACGGCCTCGGCTCCTCGATCTGGACGCGCAATCTGCTCCACGCGAACAAGGCGATCGACCGGATCCAGGCAGGCAACGTCTGGGTCAACTCGCTCCACTACGGCTACGACGAGCTTCCCTTCGGCGGCGTCAAGGCGAGCGGCGTGGGGCGGGAGCACGGCCCCGAGGCCCTCGACTATTACCTCGAGCCCAAAGGCGTGGTGATCGTCAACGTCTGA
- a CDS encoding CbtB-domain containing protein, whose product MLRTVSTRVSLAVPEPLRFACLSAALLVVTFAVLHVLLAATYPPVHDALHDFRHALAVVPCH is encoded by the coding sequence ATGTTGAGAACCGTTTCAACTCGCGTGTCGCTCGCCGTGCCGGAACCGCTGCGGTTCGCATGCCTTTCGGCGGCATTGCTCGTCGTCACGTTCGCCGTCCTTCACGTTTTGCTGGCCGCAACCTACCCGCCGGTGCACGACGCGCTGCACGATTTCCGCCATGCGCTGGCCGTCGTTCCCTGCCATTGA
- a CDS encoding glutamate synthase subunit beta, with amino-acid sequence MGKPTGFIEYPRELPRDRSPVERVKDWEEFHEHFPEDKLRQQGARCMDCGIPFCHTGQLLNGMASGCPINNLIPEWNDLVYRGLWREALHRLHKTNNFPEFTGRVCPAPCEGSCVLGLQEQPVTIKTIECAIVDNGFAQGWIRPEPPEQRTGKKVAVVGSGPSGLACADQLNRAGHLVTVFERADRIGGLLMYGIPNMKLDKAIVQRRVDLMAAEGVRFVTGTAVGVDFPASRLREEFDAVVLCLGATKPRDLPIPGRELKGIHFAMEFLQANTKSLLDSRHRDGRFISAKDKHVVVIGGGDTGTDCVGTAMRHGCKSLTQVEILPRPPDTRQPDNPWPEWPKVYKLDYGQEEAKARFGDDPRVYLTTAEKFVGDEKGHVRELHLYSVEWAKDERGAFVPRRVPGTDRVLRADLVLLAMGFLGPEETVLTQLGVERDQRSNAKADYGRFATNVPGVFAAGDCRRGQSLVVWAINEGRGAARECDRYLMGSTDLP; translated from the coding sequence ATGGGTAAGCCAACCGGATTCATCGAATATCCGCGCGAGCTCCCGCGCGACCGCTCGCCGGTGGAGCGGGTGAAGGACTGGGAGGAGTTTCACGAGCATTTTCCGGAGGACAAGCTTCGCCAGCAAGGCGCGCGCTGCATGGACTGCGGTATTCCCTTCTGCCACACCGGGCAGTTGCTGAACGGCATGGCTTCGGGGTGCCCGATCAACAACCTGATCCCCGAGTGGAACGATCTCGTTTACCGGGGCCTGTGGCGCGAGGCGTTGCACAGGCTGCACAAGACCAACAACTTTCCCGAGTTCACCGGGCGCGTCTGTCCGGCGCCGTGCGAAGGCTCGTGCGTTTTAGGCCTCCAAGAACAGCCGGTAACGATCAAGACCATCGAATGCGCGATCGTCGACAACGGTTTCGCTCAGGGCTGGATTCGCCCGGAGCCGCCCGAGCAGCGCACGGGCAAGAAAGTGGCGGTGGTGGGCTCGGGCCCGTCGGGGCTTGCGTGCGCCGATCAGCTCAACCGCGCGGGGCACCTCGTCACCGTGTTCGAGCGCGCCGATCGGATCGGCGGGTTGCTGATGTACGGTATACCTAACATGAAGCTCGACAAGGCGATCGTGCAGCGTCGAGTCGATCTGATGGCGGCCGAAGGGGTGCGGTTCGTTACCGGAACCGCCGTGGGGGTCGACTTTCCCGCGTCCCGGCTGCGGGAAGAGTTCGACGCGGTGGTTCTTTGTCTCGGAGCGACCAAGCCACGCGATTTGCCGATCCCCGGGCGGGAGCTGAAGGGCATCCATTTCGCCATGGAGTTCCTGCAGGCCAACACCAAGAGCCTGCTCGACTCCCGGCACCGGGACGGGCGCTTCATATCGGCGAAGGACAAGCATGTCGTGGTGATCGGAGGCGGCGACACCGGAACCGACTGCGTCGGAACCGCGATGCGCCACGGCTGCAAGAGCCTGACTCAGGTCGAGATCCTGCCCCGCCCGCCCGACACGCGGCAGCCGGACAACCCCTGGCCCGAGTGGCCCAAGGTCTACAAGCTCGACTATGGGCAAGAGGAAGCGAAAGCCCGCTTCGGAGACGACCCTCGGGTGTACCTCACGACCGCGGAAAAGTTCGTCGGCGACGAAAAGGGACACGTGCGCGAGCTGCACCTCTACAGCGTCGAGTGGGCGAAGGACGAAAGAGGAGCGTTCGTTCCGCGGCGGGTCCCGGGGACCGACCGCGTGCTTCGCGCCGACCTTGTCCTTCTGGCGATGGGCTTTCTCGGACCGGAGGAGACGGTTCTCACCCAGCTCGGGGTCGAGCGCGACCAGCGCTCGAACGCCAAGGCGGACTACGGGCGGTTTGCGACCAACGTGCCCGGGGTCTTCGCTGCGGGAGACTGCCGGCGCGGACAGAGCCTGGTCGTCTGGGCGATCAATGAGGGGCGGGGAGCCGCCCGGGAATGCGACCGCTACCTGATGGGGTCGACCGACCTGCCCTGA